One window of the Verrucomicrobiota bacterium genome contains the following:
- the pheT gene encoding phenylalanine--tRNA ligase subunit beta yields the protein MKISLSWLRDYLRTDKPAAEIARILTDAGLEVGSIESTGVAIPKVVAAQILESIQHPNADRLSVCKVDDGSGTPRQIVCGAKNYKVGDKVPLAQPGAVMPGDFKIKVGKLRGVESEGMMCSSKELGLGEGADGLLILSPETAIGTPLCELFPAEEVFEIEITPNRPDWLGHVGVAREAAAFGCGELISPTPALPSTKEDASVAAIAAPAAASFYSIHRIDGVKVGPSPEWLRKRLESVGLRSINNIVDITNFVMFETAQPLHAFDAGKIEGALTVRFANEEALTSLDGKEYKLTAHDLVIADAKGPQAIAGITGGVESGVSETTTSILLESALFEPTVIRRSSRALGISTDSSYRFERGVDAQGALAASARAAALIVELAGGMPSAELVIAGSLPATRVVALRCDRVRSLLGIDLEDDSIAILLTKLGLKKIASEAALGFEIPSWRNDLTREVDLIEEVARLHGINSITAKCAGIPAHSSDADKAYDFAHGLRRRLSGGGFHEARSGTLTGSRDQEAFSTGGVIAVRNPMGEEHSTLRASLIPGLLEAVSRNLRHGTNSIRLFEIGKVYQQEQPEESMQLGLVMTGRTAPENWRGKEEGERSLDLYDLKGVIQLLGTRLEPITFRAATHASLPLALEILIAGKPAGILGVLSPSATRELMVGGHQGQIVVAELDLHALQAASGIGLSKDPKKHGLLHKFPAVRRDLALLMDAATPYTVVEQAVLAAQEELLSAVTPFDVFSDPEGVKVPLGKKSLAIALTFLHPERTLTTEEVNAAVTRIVAQLREAAGAEVRG from the coding sequence ATGAAGATCTCCCTTTCCTGGCTGCGGGACTATCTCCGCACCGACAAGCCGGCCGCCGAGATCGCCCGCATACTGACCGACGCCGGCCTCGAGGTCGGTTCGATCGAGTCGACAGGCGTTGCCATTCCAAAGGTTGTCGCCGCCCAGATCCTTGAGTCAATCCAGCATCCAAATGCCGACCGACTCAGCGTCTGCAAGGTCGATGATGGCAGCGGCACGCCGCGCCAGATCGTCTGCGGAGCCAAGAATTACAAGGTCGGTGACAAGGTGCCTCTCGCCCAGCCCGGCGCCGTGATGCCGGGTGATTTCAAGATCAAGGTTGGCAAGCTGCGTGGCGTCGAAAGCGAGGGGATGATGTGTAGCTCGAAGGAGCTCGGACTCGGCGAAGGAGCTGATGGGCTACTCATCCTTTCTCCCGAGACCGCAATCGGAACCCCGCTTTGCGAACTTTTCCCTGCCGAGGAAGTCTTTGAGATCGAGATCACGCCGAACCGTCCCGACTGGCTAGGTCATGTTGGTGTGGCCCGTGAAGCCGCCGCTTTCGGCTGCGGGGAACTGATCAGTCCCACCCCCGCCCTTCCTTCCACGAAAGAGGATGCTTCCGTCGCCGCCATTGCCGCTCCTGCCGCCGCATCCTTCTACAGTATCCACCGCATCGACGGGGTGAAGGTTGGGCCTAGCCCCGAGTGGCTCCGCAAACGTCTGGAGTCCGTCGGCCTCCGCTCCATTAACAACATCGTCGACATCACGAATTTCGTGATGTTCGAGACGGCTCAGCCTCTGCACGCCTTTGATGCCGGTAAGATCGAGGGGGCTCTGACCGTCCGCTTTGCGAACGAAGAAGCCCTCACCTCGCTCGATGGCAAGGAATACAAGCTCACCGCTCACGATCTTGTGATCGCCGATGCCAAGGGCCCCCAAGCAATTGCCGGCATCACCGGAGGTGTTGAAAGCGGGGTTTCTGAAACGACCACATCGATTCTTTTGGAAAGCGCCCTCTTCGAGCCGACCGTGATCCGCAGATCGAGCCGAGCACTCGGTATCTCGACTGACTCCAGCTACCGCTTCGAGCGTGGCGTCGATGCCCAGGGAGCGCTGGCGGCTTCCGCACGGGCTGCGGCCCTGATCGTGGAGTTGGCAGGAGGAATGCCATCTGCGGAACTCGTCATCGCCGGATCGCTTCCCGCAACGCGTGTGGTGGCACTACGCTGCGATCGTGTGCGCTCGCTTCTCGGCATCGATCTGGAAGACGACTCCATTGCCATACTCCTCACGAAGCTGGGGCTGAAAAAGATCGCAAGTGAGGCTGCTTTGGGATTTGAGATTCCCTCCTGGCGGAATGACCTGACCCGCGAGGTCGATCTGATCGAGGAGGTCGCTCGCCTGCATGGGATCAACTCCATCACCGCAAAATGTGCTGGTATACCTGCTCATTCGAGCGATGCCGACAAGGCTTATGACTTCGCCCACGGTCTGCGACGTCGCCTCTCGGGCGGAGGATTTCACGAAGCCCGTAGTGGAACCCTGACCGGCAGCCGCGATCAGGAAGCCTTCTCCACCGGAGGCGTGATCGCCGTCCGCAACCCGATGGGTGAGGAGCACTCTACCCTGCGAGCCAGCCTGATACCCGGACTTCTGGAGGCCGTTTCGCGCAATCTGCGCCATGGAACTAATTCGATACGACTCTTCGAGATCGGCAAAGTCTACCAGCAGGAGCAACCCGAGGAGTCGATGCAACTCGGTCTTGTCATGACGGGCCGCACAGCGCCGGAGAATTGGCGTGGGAAGGAGGAAGGGGAGCGGTCCCTGGATCTCTATGATCTCAAGGGCGTCATCCAACTGCTAGGTACTCGTCTGGAACCGATCACCTTCCGCGCTGCAACTCATGCCTCGTTACCTCTGGCTCTCGAGATCCTGATCGCGGGCAAACCCGCCGGCATTCTCGGCGTTCTTTCTCCATCTGCCACGCGCGAGTTGATGGTCGGCGGGCATCAGGGTCAGATCGTTGTAGCCGAGCTCGACCTCCACGCACTCCAGGCTGCTAGCGGTATTGGGCTCTCCAAGGATCCGAAGAAGCATGGTTTGCTTCACAAGTTCCCGGCGGTTCGCCGCGATCTGGCCCTACTGATGGATGCGGCCACTCCCTACACCGTAGTCGAGCAGGCGGTTCTGGCAGCGCAGGAAGAGTTGCTCTCGGCCGTCACTCCTTTCGATGTCTTCAGCGATCCCGAGGGCGTCAAGGTGCCGCTTGGCAAAAAATCTCTGGCCATCGCCTTGACTTTCCTGCATCCCGAAAGAACCTTGACCACGGAAGAGGTGAACGCGGCGGTCACACGCATCGTCGCCCAGCTTCGGGAAGCGGCGGGAGCCGAGGTCCGCGGCTGA
- the lptC gene encoding LPS export ABC transporter periplasmic protein LptC produces MSDPKFFRFVPVVLLLSVTGILVAAPDSAFLGSNTTAPSPVAAKVKGQGQKIDLPIPVGEPVKGIKIPQYDENGKLTMNLIAETARKLDEKQVEFGKLKIEFNEKEEKTIIVEIPHSILDMESKVLVADTETTIRREDFEIIGQGAEFDTLARSGTFKGRVHASFRNGETANLP; encoded by the coding sequence TTGTCTGATCCCAAGTTTTTCCGCTTTGTGCCGGTTGTTCTGCTCCTGTCGGTGACAGGAATCCTGGTCGCTGCGCCGGATTCAGCATTCCTGGGCAGCAACACCACCGCACCTTCACCCGTTGCCGCCAAAGTGAAGGGACAGGGCCAGAAAATCGATCTCCCCATCCCGGTGGGTGAGCCGGTCAAGGGGATCAAGATCCCCCAGTACGACGAGAACGGCAAGCTGACCATGAACCTGATCGCCGAGACGGCCCGCAAACTGGACGAGAAGCAGGTCGAATTTGGGAAGCTGAAGATCGAGTTCAATGAGAAGGAGGAGAAGACCATTATCGTGGAGATCCCCCATAGTATCCTCGACATGGAGTCCAAGGTGCTTGTCGCCGACACGGAGACGACAATCCGCAGGGAGGATTTCGAGATCATCGGACAGGGCGCGGAGTTTGACACCCTCGCACGATCTGGCACTTTCAAGGGCCGGGTCCATGCCTCCTTCCGCAACGGGGAAACAGCCAACCTACCATGA
- a CDS encoding HPr family phosphocarrier protein yields the protein MTTQADDSKATKDLTIENRNGLHARPAALFVKTSSRFRSEVWVEKDGERVNGKSIMGLMMLAAGKGSVLRVTAEGDDATTVMTELEQLIRTRFGEE from the coding sequence ATGACCACTCAAGCAGACGACTCCAAGGCCACCAAGGATCTCACCATAGAGAACCGGAACGGTCTCCATGCCCGCCCCGCAGCTCTCTTCGTGAAGACTTCCAGCCGCTTCCGCTCCGAGGTCTGGGTTGAGAAGGATGGAGAGCGCGTCAATGGCAAGAGCATCATGGGACTCATGATGCTGGCCGCTGGCAAGGGATCGGTTCTGCGTGTCACCGCCGAGGGCGACGATGCAACGACGGTGATGACGGAACTGGAGCAGCTGATAAGGACCCGCTTCGGCGAAGAATAA
- the pheS gene encoding phenylalanine--tRNA ligase subunit alpha, whose amino-acid sequence METQTPALSSQIDQLRIEALSAIAEASDALALKEARVRYLGKTGSVSLLSEGMRTLSKEERPVMGKLLNDLRTAVTVALDEKESALTAQADTAALSAIDASLTGTGPEAGSLHPLTLLVDRAVQIFRRLGFAIADGPDMETEWHCFDALNTPADHPARNEQDTFYLPDGRLLRTHTSSIQIRTMVASPPPIRIIAPGAAYRRDEVDATHLAQFTQMEGLYVAPGVSLADLKGTIEFFFRELFGAGTEIRFRPHFFPFTEPSYEIDLRTEALGGKWMELAGCGMVDPAVFEEVNKKRGDNAYDPEKVSGFAFGFGLDRLAMNLTGVSDIRMLTENDLRFLSRFTA is encoded by the coding sequence GTGGAGACCCAGACACCAGCGCTTAGCAGCCAGATTGACCAGCTTCGCATCGAGGCGCTCTCCGCTATTGCGGAGGCGTCCGATGCTTTAGCTCTTAAGGAAGCTCGCGTCCGCTACCTCGGCAAGACCGGATCGGTCTCCCTGCTGAGCGAAGGGATGCGCACTCTCTCCAAGGAAGAGCGCCCTGTCATGGGTAAGCTTCTCAATGACTTGCGGACTGCTGTCACAGTAGCGCTCGATGAGAAGGAATCGGCTCTCACCGCGCAGGCCGATACAGCCGCTCTATCGGCAATCGATGCTTCCCTGACAGGGACAGGTCCCGAGGCCGGATCACTCCACCCGCTCACCCTCCTGGTGGACCGTGCCGTACAAATCTTCCGCAGGCTAGGATTTGCCATCGCCGATGGTCCTGACATGGAGACCGAGTGGCACTGCTTCGACGCGCTGAACACCCCCGCTGACCATCCGGCCCGGAACGAGCAGGATACTTTCTATCTTCCCGACGGACGTCTGCTCCGCACGCATACGTCGTCCATTCAGATCCGGACCATGGTGGCGAGTCCTCCCCCGATTCGCATCATCGCCCCTGGCGCCGCCTACCGCCGCGACGAGGTTGATGCCACCCATCTCGCTCAGTTCACCCAGATGGAGGGACTCTATGTCGCTCCGGGCGTGAGTTTGGCCGATCTCAAGGGAACCATCGAATTCTTCTTCCGCGAGCTTTTCGGCGCCGGCACCGAGATTCGTTTTCGCCCCCATTTCTTCCCCTTCACCGAGCCGAGTTACGAGATCGATCTCCGCACCGAGGCCCTTGGCGGGAAGTGGATGGAACTCGCAGGATGCGGAATGGTCGACCCCGCCGTCTTCGAGGAAGTGAACAAAAAGCGCGGCGACAACGCCTACGATCCCGAGAAGGTGAGCGGCTTTGCCTTCGGCTTCGGTCTCGACCGGCTCGCCATGAATCTCACGGGCGTCTCCGACATCCGGATGCTGACCGAGAACGACCTGCGCTTCCTTTCCCGATTCACCGCCTAA
- a CDS encoding ABC transporter substrate-binding protein — protein sequence MSHAPDTTLLLGHSPDPDDAFMFYAMAAEKIDLMGYRFQHILQDIQTLNERAMRGELHLSAVSIHAYAHLLDKYALLPCGASMGDGYGPMFVALQNQGPAADASLEEKKTWLRSKKIAIPGLMTSAYLSAQLFLGPVFNHVVVPFDEIFDAIRSGSVDVGLIIHEGQLTYANEGFEKIADMGEWFKAETGLPLPLGGNVIRKDFDSDQRRELNIIMKESIRYGLEHRRAAVDHSMAHARGMEVPLADEFIGMYVNDYTLDYGESGRAAIREFLGRAADQGLVPRLDKLEFVS from the coding sequence ATGTCCCACGCACCCGACACCACGCTTCTCTTAGGCCACTCGCCCGATCCCGACGACGCCTTCATGTTCTATGCCATGGCGGCCGAGAAGATCGACCTGATGGGCTACCGCTTCCAGCACATCCTCCAGGACATCCAGACTTTGAATGAGCGCGCGATGCGCGGTGAACTCCACCTCTCTGCCGTCTCGATCCACGCCTATGCCCACCTGCTCGACAAGTATGCCCTACTGCCGTGTGGCGCCAGCATGGGTGACGGCTACGGGCCGATGTTCGTGGCACTTCAGAATCAAGGGCCTGCTGCCGATGCCTCGCTTGAGGAGAAGAAGACCTGGCTCCGATCCAAAAAGATTGCTATCCCAGGCCTCATGACCAGCGCCTATCTGAGCGCACAGCTCTTTCTTGGACCTGTTTTCAACCATGTGGTCGTTCCTTTTGACGAGATCTTCGACGCGATCCGCTCTGGTTCCGTCGATGTCGGCCTGATTATTCACGAGGGACAGCTCACCTATGCCAACGAGGGCTTCGAGAAAATCGCCGACATGGGCGAGTGGTTCAAGGCCGAGACGGGTCTCCCGCTTCCGCTCGGCGGCAATGTCATCCGCAAGGACTTCGACTCCGATCAGCGCCGTGAGCTCAACATTATCATGAAGGAAAGCATCCGCTACGGCCTGGAGCATCGCCGCGCCGCCGTCGACCACAGTATGGCCCATGCACGCGGTATGGAAGTGCCCCTCGCCGATGAATTCATTGGGATGTATGTTAACGACTACACCCTCGATTATGGCGAGAGCGGTCGTGCGGCGATTCGGGAGTTCCTGGGGCGGGCAGCAGACCAAGGACTTGTCCCTCGTCTCGACAAACTCGAGTTTGTGAGTTGA
- a CDS encoding 50S ribosomal protein L11 methyltransferase, which yields MLPITHLWTRLSSVKWEDAWVERLRFAGEQNLVIKKFPASRSIKLDLYTDATNGKKLIKAFGGTLRPFDAKGWQPPASKMIDPLRISGMLRIYRDKVLFAKEHNTGKGLPLLIPSGMAFGTGDHATTTRCLQLLVQASAPLRIAGKPWSLLDLGCGSGILALAAETLGAGKVLGCDFDEACVRISKENAKLNKLTAPRFIKADVLKWNASEMGSAYDIVTANLYSTVLTAASPMIITAIKPGGVLILSGILAVEEKAILKTFSKLRHIKTLKRGKWAAVMMKKG from the coding sequence ATGCTCCCTATCACCCACCTCTGGACACGTCTCTCTTCTGTCAAATGGGAGGACGCCTGGGTCGAGCGACTGCGCTTTGCCGGTGAGCAGAACCTGGTCATCAAGAAGTTCCCCGCCTCCCGTTCTATCAAGCTCGATCTCTACACCGATGCCACTAACGGCAAGAAACTGATCAAGGCATTCGGTGGCACCCTGCGCCCTTTTGACGCCAAGGGATGGCAGCCTCCTGCATCCAAGATGATCGATCCTCTCCGCATCAGCGGAATGCTGCGCATCTATCGCGATAAGGTTCTCTTCGCGAAGGAACACAATACCGGCAAAGGTCTGCCCCTGCTCATTCCCAGCGGCATGGCCTTTGGCACCGGAGACCATGCCACCACGACCCGCTGTCTCCAGCTTCTCGTTCAGGCCTCTGCTCCTCTGCGCATAGCTGGCAAGCCGTGGTCGTTGCTCGACCTCGGTTGTGGCTCGGGAATCCTGGCTCTTGCCGCCGAAACACTCGGCGCCGGGAAAGTCCTCGGCTGCGACTTCGATGAAGCCTGCGTCCGTATCTCCAAGGAGAATGCTAAACTCAACAAGCTAACCGCACCTCGCTTTATCAAGGCCGACGTCCTCAAGTGGAATGCCAGTGAGATGGGTAGCGCCTACGACATCGTCACGGCAAATCTCTACTCGACTGTCCTCACAGCGGCCTCCCCGATGATCATCACAGCCATCAAACCCGGCGGAGTCCTGATCCTCTCCGGCATCCTAGCTGTGGAAGAAAAAGCCATCCTCAAGACTTTCTCAAAACTCCGCCACATCAAGACACTCAAGCGCGGCAAATGGGCCGCGGTGATGATGAAAAAAGGCTGA
- the lptB gene encoding LPS export ABC transporter ATP-binding protein, giving the protein MSLETDPKQVVADAASAASLADEPILRTDGLMKIYGGRSVVNGVDIHVRKGEIVGLLGPNGAGKTTTFYMIVGLVRPDGGRVFFHGKDVTHDPMYKRARLGMGYLPQEESIFRKLTVRQNIMAILETTSLSKKERDERCDELLERFGITHIAKNEALTLSGGEKRRLTIARSLVTNPKLLMLDEPFSGVDPIAVYDVQQIISDLRDMGLAILITDHNVRETLAITDRAYLIYEGRVESQGDKDFLLRDPISRKLYLGESFAM; this is encoded by the coding sequence ATGAGCCTAGAAACTGATCCCAAACAAGTCGTCGCCGACGCAGCCTCCGCAGCAAGTTTGGCTGACGAGCCCATCCTGCGCACCGACGGGCTGATGAAGATCTACGGCGGCCGTTCCGTCGTGAACGGTGTCGATATCCACGTGCGCAAGGGTGAGATCGTCGGACTGCTAGGCCCCAACGGCGCGGGCAAGACGACCACCTTTTACATGATCGTCGGGCTGGTCCGCCCCGATGGTGGCCGTGTCTTCTTTCACGGGAAGGACGTCACGCATGACCCGATGTACAAGCGCGCCCGGCTCGGCATGGGCTATCTGCCCCAGGAAGAGTCCATCTTCCGCAAGCTCACCGTGAGGCAGAACATCATGGCGATTCTGGAGACCACCTCCCTGTCCAAGAAGGAGCGGGACGAGCGCTGCGACGAGCTGCTCGAGCGATTCGGCATCACCCATATCGCCAAGAACGAGGCTCTCACCCTCTCCGGCGGCGAGAAGCGCCGCCTCACCATTGCCCGCTCGCTGGTAACCAACCCGAAGCTCCTCATGCTGGACGAGCCTTTCAGCGGCGTGGATCCCATCGCCGTATACGACGTGCAGCAGATCATCTCCGACCTACGCGACATGGGGCTGGCCATCCTGATCACCGATCACAATGTACGCGAGACGCTCGCGATCACCGACCGCGCTTATCTCATCTACGAGGGGCGCGTCGAGAGCCAGGGGGACAAGGACTTCCTGCTGCGCGACCCCATCAGTCGCAAGCTGTACCTCGGCGAATCCTTCGCAATGTAG
- a CDS encoding quinone-dependent dihydroorotate dehydrogenase, whose amino-acid sequence MDFYQRFLRPIFFALDAEQAHDAVMSLLEAGSQHPGLLRLTAGKPMATSPRCPRSIAGIEFPNPIGLAAGMDKNGIALPAWEALGFGFMEIGTITALAQPGNPKPRLFRYPEQHALINRLGFNNEGAESVATRLEGLRAAGRWPRIPVGLNIGKSKVTPAEQAHEDYLASFKRLHGLGDYFVINVSSPNTPGLRDLQSTEALGRIIRTLRDWEGTPRCPLFVKVAPDLAEEDLIAIVQLAETEQLAGLIATNTTLDHSGIPHSQDQTGGLSGVPVRIRSLAALRTIRQQTKIPVIACGGVSDAASAKERLDAGADLLQVYTAFIYQGPSLLRNLAASF is encoded by the coding sequence ATGGATTTCTACCAACGCTTCCTTCGTCCGATCTTCTTTGCCCTGGATGCCGAGCAGGCCCATGACGCCGTGATGAGTCTTCTGGAGGCTGGATCGCAGCATCCCGGTCTGCTCCGGTTAACCGCAGGCAAGCCCATGGCTACAAGCCCCCGATGCCCCCGCTCCATAGCGGGAATCGAGTTTCCAAATCCGATCGGTCTTGCTGCCGGGATGGACAAGAACGGAATCGCTCTTCCCGCTTGGGAGGCCCTGGGATTTGGTTTCATGGAGATCGGTACGATCACCGCGCTGGCCCAGCCGGGCAATCCGAAGCCCCGTCTCTTCCGCTATCCCGAGCAACATGCCCTGATCAACCGGCTGGGATTCAACAACGAGGGAGCCGAGTCGGTTGCAACGCGTCTGGAGGGACTTCGAGCCGCAGGTCGCTGGCCGCGCATTCCCGTGGGACTGAACATCGGCAAGTCGAAAGTGACGCCTGCGGAGCAGGCCCATGAGGATTACCTGGCCTCCTTCAAGCGCCTGCATGGTCTGGGCGATTATTTCGTGATCAATGTCAGCTCACCCAATACTCCAGGTCTGCGCGATCTGCAATCGACCGAGGCTCTGGGCCGGATCATACGCACACTGCGTGATTGGGAGGGGACCCCACGTTGCCCGCTCTTCGTGAAGGTGGCCCCCGATCTTGCGGAGGAGGATCTGATCGCAATCGTCCAGCTTGCCGAGACGGAGCAACTTGCTGGCCTGATCGCCACCAATACCACGCTCGACCACTCTGGGATTCCTCATTCCCAAGATCAGACAGGAGGGCTGAGCGGGGTTCCTGTTCGTATCCGCTCTCTGGCCGCACTGCGCACGATCCGTCAGCAAACAAAAATTCCGGTCATCGCCTGCGGCGGAGTCAGTGATGCCGCCTCGGCCAAGGAGCGCCTGGATGCCGGAGCCGATCTCTTGCAAGTCTATACCGCCTTCATCTACCAAGGCCCCAGCTTACTTAGGAATCTAGCCGCCAGCTTTTAA
- the rpmI gene encoding 50S ribosomal protein L35, producing the protein MPKAIARSKTKKSVAKRFKITATGKVVRSKAGRRHLLECKSSKSKRKLGKQVVVEDCDVSRVKLNLPFGLR; encoded by the coding sequence ATGCCAAAAGCAATCGCACGTAGCAAAACCAAGAAGTCCGTGGCCAAACGGTTTAAGATCACCGCCACGGGCAAGGTCGTTCGTTCGAAGGCTGGTCGGCGCCACTTGCTCGAGTGCAAAAGCTCCAAGAGCAAGCGTAAGCTTGGCAAACAGGTAGTCGTTGAAGACTGCGATGTGAGCCGAGTGAAGCTGAATCTGCCTTTCGGCCTGCGATAA
- the hprK gene encoding HPr(Ser) kinase/phosphatase yields MARTKDPLLKSLTVGKFFADHGPALELELMGDSAGMERPIAEPTINRPGLALAGFFRYFASKRVQVAGHAELSYLRSLPAEERATRIESLFEQRIPCLVIARGLPLPIGLLEFAAKSETPVFRTPLVTMKFINSATIALEDEFAPVASEHGSMVDIMGMGVLIRGASGIGKSECVLGLIERGYSLVSDDITRFRNLEGRELIGNSKELTRFHMEVRGIGIINVAAIFGAGSVRPEKRLDLIVTLKDWHDVEEIDRLGLDRDTYEILGIPIPHVTIPVRPGRDLARLVEVAALNQKLRGMGHDTAREFNDRLLRAMKPARDH; encoded by the coding sequence ATGGCCCGGACCAAGGATCCATTGCTCAAGTCTCTCACGGTCGGCAAGTTCTTCGCCGATCACGGACCGGCGCTCGAGCTCGAGCTCATGGGCGACTCGGCCGGCATGGAGCGACCCATCGCCGAGCCCACTATCAATAGGCCAGGCCTTGCCCTAGCCGGCTTCTTCAGGTACTTCGCCTCCAAGCGCGTCCAGGTCGCCGGGCACGCCGAGCTCAGCTATCTCCGCAGCCTGCCCGCCGAGGAGCGCGCGACCAGGATCGAGTCTCTTTTCGAGCAGCGGATCCCCTGCCTCGTGATCGCCAGGGGACTTCCTCTCCCGATCGGCCTGCTCGAGTTTGCAGCCAAATCAGAAACCCCCGTGTTCCGCACGCCCCTGGTGACCATGAAGTTTATCAACTCAGCCACCATTGCTCTGGAGGACGAGTTCGCCCCCGTGGCTTCCGAGCACGGCAGCATGGTCGATATTATGGGAATGGGAGTCCTGATCCGCGGCGCCAGCGGGATCGGCAAGAGCGAGTGCGTCCTCGGACTCATCGAGCGTGGCTACAGCCTGGTCAGCGACGACATCACCCGCTTCCGCAATCTCGAGGGGCGCGAGCTCATTGGCAACAGCAAGGAACTCACCCGCTTCCACATGGAGGTACGCGGCATCGGCATCATCAATGTGGCCGCCATCTTCGGCGCCGGATCCGTCCGGCCCGAGAAACGGCTCGACCTCATCGTTACTCTAAAGGATTGGCACGACGTCGAGGAGATTGATAGGTTGGGACTCGACCGGGATACCTATGAGATCCTCGGCATTCCCATCCCGCATGTCACCATTCCCGTCAGACCAGGCCGTGATCTCGCCCGACTCGTGGAAGTCGCGGCCCTCAATCAAAAACTCAGGGGAATGGGCCATGACACGGCCCGGGAATTCAACGACCGCCTCCTGCGCGCGATGAAACCCGCCAGGGATCACTAA
- the rplT gene encoding 50S ribosomal protein L20: MPRATNSPASRARRKRVIVEASGYRGRRSKLYRYAKDARMKAKYWAYRDRKTRKRNVRSLWIVRLNAAVRAQGLSYNRFIEGLKAANILLDRKVLSDIAITDEGSFTQIVAKAKAALEAKPKVKAPQAVAA; this comes from the coding sequence ATGCCAAGAGCCACCAATTCACCCGCCAGTCGCGCACGTCGCAAGCGGGTCATCGTAGAAGCCAGCGGATACCGCGGCCGCCGTTCCAAGCTTTACCGTTATGCGAAGGATGCACGGATGAAGGCCAAGTACTGGGCCTACCGTGATCGTAAAACACGCAAGCGCAACGTCCGTTCCCTCTGGATCGTCCGTCTGAATGCAGCTGTCCGCGCTCAGGGACTGAGCTACAACCGCTTCATCGAGGGCCTGAAGGCCGCCAACATCCTGCTCGATCGCAAGGTCCTCTCGGACATCGCGATCACGGATGAGGGTTCCTTCACCCAGATCGTCGCCAAGGCCAAGGCTGCCCTCGAGGCAAAGCCTAAAGTCAAGGCGCCGCAGGCTGTCGCAGCCTAA